In Janthinobacterium sp. 67, a genomic segment contains:
- the serS gene encoding serine--tRNA ligase yields the protein MIDIQLLRKDIATVAERLATRKFQLDVAGFTALEAERKAIQTRTEELQGKRNALSKQIGMLKGKGEDTSAVMAEVAGLGDELKADEAALTVVQAKLSDFIMAVPNLPHESSPVGMDESGNVEVRKVGTPRSFDFEVKDHVDVGGPLGLDFEVATKLTGSRFSVMKGGIARLHRALAQFMLNTHVDEHGYTECYTPYMVNADSLRGTGQLPKFEADLFSVKKGGAEGEGETFYLIPTSEVSLTNIARDEILALDQLPLKMTAHTPCFRSEAGSYGRDTRGMIRQHQFDKVEMVQVVHPDTSYQVLDEMVGHAETILQRLGLPYRVMSLCTGDMGFGATKTFDLEVWLPAQNTYREISSLSNCEAFQSRRMQARFRNAAGKPELAHTLNGSGLAVGRTLVAVLENYQQADGSVEIPAVLRPYMGGLTHLKA from the coding sequence ATGATAGATATCCAACTTCTCCGTAAAGACATCGCCACCGTCGCAGAACGCCTGGCGACGCGCAAATTCCAGCTCGACGTGGCAGGTTTTACCGCCCTCGAAGCCGAACGCAAGGCGATCCAGACGCGCACCGAAGAGCTGCAGGGCAAGCGCAACGCGCTGTCCAAGCAAATCGGCATGTTGAAAGGCAAGGGGGAAGACACCTCGGCCGTGATGGCGGAAGTGGCCGGCCTGGGCGATGAACTGAAAGCCGACGAAGCGGCCCTGACCGTGGTGCAAGCCAAGCTGAGCGACTTCATCATGGCCGTGCCGAACTTGCCGCACGAATCGTCGCCCGTGGGCATGGACGAGTCGGGCAACGTGGAAGTGCGCAAGGTCGGCACGCCACGCAGCTTCGATTTCGAGGTCAAGGATCACGTCGACGTGGGCGGCCCGCTGGGTCTCGATTTCGAAGTGGCCACCAAGCTGACCGGTTCGCGCTTTTCCGTCATGAAGGGCGGCATCGCCCGTCTGCACCGCGCGCTGGCGCAATTCATGCTCAACACCCACGTGGACGAGCACGGCTACACGGAATGCTATACCCCTTACATGGTCAACGCCGATTCGCTGCGCGGCACGGGCCAGCTGCCGAAATTCGAAGCCGATCTGTTCTCGGTGAAAAAAGGCGGCGCGGAAGGCGAGGGCGAGACCTTCTACCTGATCCCGACGTCGGAAGTGTCGCTGACCAACATCGCGCGCGATGAAATCCTCGCGCTCGACCAACTGCCGCTGAAAATGACGGCCCATACGCCATGCTTCCGTTCGGAAGCGGGAAGCTACGGCCGCGACACGCGCGGCATGATCCGCCAGCATCAGTTCGATAAAGTCGAAATGGTGCAAGTAGTGCATCCGGACACCTCGTACCAGGTGCTGGACGAAATGGTCGGCCACGCGGAAACGATTCTGCAACGCCTGGGTCTGCCATACCGCGTCATGTCGCTGTGCACGGGCGATATGGGTTTCGGCGCCACCAAGACCTTCGACCTGGAAGTGTGGCTGCCGGCGCAAAACACCTACCGCGAAATTTCATCCCTGTCGAACTGCGAAGCCTTCCAGTCCCGCCGCATGCAGGCGCGTTTCCGCAACGCCGCCGGCAAGCCGGAACTGGCCCACACCCTGAACGGCTCCGGCCTGGCGGTGGGCCGCACCTTGGTCGCCGTGCTGGAAAATTACCAGCAAGCGGACGGCAGCGTCGAGATCCCTGCCGTGCTGCGCCCGTACATGGGCGGCCTGACGCATCTGAAGGCCTAA